In Mycobacterium gallinarum, a single window of DNA contains:
- a CDS encoding DUF456 domain-containing protein yields the protein MSTVGIILVALAIAVGIVGIVVPLLPGTLLVFAAIAVWAVVENNLTGWVTLGVVTALLGAATLIKYTWPVKRMRANDVRTLSLAAGAVLGIIGFFVIPVIGLVIGFVLGVYLAELSTRGDQRAAWTSTKHAVKGVALSMGVELAGALFATVAWVFGVYLTQ from the coding sequence GTGAGCACCGTCGGCATCATCCTCGTAGCGCTCGCCATCGCCGTCGGCATCGTCGGCATCGTGGTGCCGCTGCTGCCCGGCACGCTGCTGGTGTTCGCCGCGATCGCGGTCTGGGCCGTCGTCGAGAACAACCTCACGGGCTGGGTGACGCTCGGGGTGGTCACCGCGCTGCTCGGCGCGGCCACCCTGATCAAGTACACCTGGCCGGTCAAGCGGATGCGGGCCAACGACGTGCGCACGCTGAGCCTGGCGGCGGGTGCGGTGCTGGGCATCATCGGCTTCTTCGTGATCCCGGTGATCGGCCTGGTGATCGGCTTCGTGTTGGGCGTCTATCTGGCCGAGTTGTCCACCCGCGGCGACCAGCGGGCGGCGTGGACGTCGACCAAGCACGCCGTGAAGGGTGTCGCGCTGTCGATGGGTGTCGAACTCGCCGGGGCCCTGTTCGCCACGGTTGCGTGGGTGTTCGGGGTCTACCTAACCCAGTAG
- a CDS encoding tyrosine-protein phosphatase, with product MTPNPDALSGAWNFRDIAEEAGIRPGRFFRSSELSGLDDSGQEALLRFGITDVADLRSDREVERRGQGRVPGGVVVHRLPFHELSKPGAEAPHEQSFERMMTEKPDDEDVAVAAGRFMTEEYERFPTLAGAQLAVRQVISMLTEERPVITHCFAGKDRTGFTVATVLEAVGVDRDAIMADFLRSNAAVPRLRESILESIRNRSEDTTDEIVTFAEARLTEEVLGVREVYLDASRKTIDDQYGSLGNYLEALGVTGTQLDRLRRSLLG from the coding sequence GTGACCCCGAACCCTGACGCCCTGTCAGGGGCATGGAACTTCCGTGACATCGCCGAAGAGGCGGGCATCCGGCCGGGCAGGTTCTTCCGGTCCAGCGAGTTGAGCGGGCTCGACGATTCGGGTCAGGAGGCGCTGCTCCGATTCGGCATCACCGACGTCGCCGACCTTCGCTCCGACCGTGAGGTCGAACGTCGCGGACAGGGCCGGGTACCCGGCGGCGTCGTGGTTCACCGGCTGCCGTTCCACGAACTGTCCAAACCGGGTGCCGAGGCGCCGCACGAGCAGAGCTTCGAGCGGATGATGACGGAAAAGCCCGACGACGAGGACGTCGCGGTCGCCGCGGGCCGGTTCATGACCGAGGAATACGAGCGCTTCCCGACCCTGGCCGGCGCACAACTGGCTGTGCGGCAGGTCATTTCGATGCTGACCGAGGAACGGCCGGTCATCACGCATTGCTTCGCGGGCAAGGACCGCACCGGTTTCACCGTCGCGACCGTGCTCGAGGCCGTCGGCGTCGACCGCGACGCGATCATGGCGGATTTCCTGCGCAGTAACGCCGCGGTGCCCCGGCTTCGGGAGAGCATCCTCGAGTCGATCCGCAATCGGTCCGAGGACACCACCGACGAGATCGTGACCTTCGCGGAGGCCCGGCTCACCGAAGAGGTGCTGGGCGTGCGTGAGGTGTACCTCGACGCGTCCAGGAAAACCATCGACGACCAATACGGCTCGTTGGGTAATTACCTTGAGGCTCTGGGTGTTACGGGGACACAACTGGATCGGTTGCGCCGCTCGCTACTGGGTTAG
- a CDS encoding acyl-CoA dehydrogenase family protein has product MSAKGQDYHKRLSDFMIEYVFPAEKDYEAYRHEKGPDDHTVPPVIEDLKKLAKERGLWNLFLPAESGLTNLEYAPLAELTGWSMEIAPEVTNCAAPDTGNMETLHLFANSEQSKQWLEPLLNGEIRSAFAMTEPAVASSDARNIQTTMLRDGGDYVINGRKWWISGAADPRCKLLIVMGRTNPDAASHQQQSMILVPVDTPGVSIERSLPVFGWQDQHGHCEVSFDNVRVPVTNLLHEEGSGFAIAQARLGPGRIHHCMRAIGVAERALALMVDRVNNRIAFGKPLAEQGVVQQQVALSRNEIDQARLLCHKAAWVIDEKGNKEARNEVAMIKAVAPQMACNVIDRAIQVHGAAGVSDDTVLARLYGWHRAMRLFDGPDEVHMRTIARAELGREKSAFAAAVTAGSSR; this is encoded by the coding sequence ATGTCGGCCAAAGGGCAGGACTACCACAAGCGGCTCTCCGATTTCATGATCGAGTACGTCTTTCCCGCGGAGAAGGACTACGAGGCCTACCGGCACGAGAAGGGCCCGGACGACCACACCGTTCCGCCCGTGATCGAGGACCTCAAGAAGCTGGCCAAGGAACGCGGGCTGTGGAACCTGTTCCTGCCCGCCGAGTCGGGGCTGACGAACCTCGAATACGCGCCGCTGGCCGAGCTCACCGGCTGGAGCATGGAGATCGCTCCCGAGGTGACCAACTGCGCGGCCCCCGACACCGGCAACATGGAAACTCTGCACCTGTTCGCCAACTCCGAGCAGAGCAAGCAGTGGCTCGAGCCGCTGCTGAACGGAGAGATCCGCAGTGCGTTCGCGATGACGGAGCCCGCGGTGGCCTCCAGCGACGCCCGCAACATCCAGACCACGATGCTGCGCGACGGCGGCGACTACGTGATCAACGGCCGCAAATGGTGGATATCCGGGGCAGCCGATCCCCGCTGCAAGCTCCTCATCGTGATGGGCCGCACCAACCCTGATGCCGCCAGCCATCAGCAGCAGTCGATGATTCTTGTCCCCGTCGATACGCCGGGTGTGTCGATCGAGCGGTCGCTGCCGGTTTTCGGGTGGCAGGACCAGCACGGCCACTGCGAGGTCAGCTTCGACAACGTACGGGTGCCGGTGACGAATCTGCTCCACGAGGAGGGCAGCGGTTTCGCGATTGCTCAGGCCCGCTTGGGGCCTGGCCGCATCCATCACTGCATGCGTGCCATCGGGGTGGCCGAGCGGGCGCTGGCACTGATGGTCGACCGGGTGAACAATCGCATCGCGTTCGGTAAGCCGTTGGCCGAGCAGGGCGTGGTCCAACAGCAGGTGGCGTTGTCACGCAACGAGATCGACCAGGCGCGGCTGTTGTGCCACAAGGCAGCGTGGGTGATCGACGAGAAGGGCAACAAGGAGGCGCGCAACGAGGTCGCGATGATCAAGGCGGTCGCCCCGCAGATGGCGTGCAACGTCATCGACCGCGCGATCCAGGTGCACGGCGCGGCGGGCGTCAGCGACGACACCGTGCTGGCTCGGCTCTACGGCTGGCACCGGGCCATGCGCCTGTTCGACGGCCCGGACGAGGTCCACATGCGGACCATCGCGCGGGCCGAACTCGGCAGGGAGAAGTCGGCTTTCGCCGCGGCGGTCACCGCTGGGTCTTCTCGGTGA
- a CDS encoding DUF1348 family protein yields MTESRPPLPPFTHETAVQKVQAAEDAWNTRDPERVSLAYTPDSQWRNRGVHVVGRAAIVAFLTQKWQRELDYVLRKSLWDFHGNRIAVRFQYECRDAGGQWYRSYGNELWEFDSDGLMARREASINDVRIQEAERRYFGPRLESEHGVDIPLW; encoded by the coding sequence ATGACCGAAAGCCGTCCGCCGCTCCCGCCCTTCACGCACGAGACCGCCGTCCAGAAGGTGCAAGCCGCTGAGGACGCCTGGAACACCCGCGACCCGGAGCGGGTCAGCTTGGCGTACACCCCGGACTCGCAGTGGCGCAACCGTGGCGTGCATGTCGTCGGGCGCGCCGCGATCGTCGCGTTCCTTACCCAGAAGTGGCAACGCGAACTCGACTACGTCCTGCGCAAGAGCCTGTGGGACTTCCACGGCAATCGGATCGCGGTGCGGTTTCAGTACGAATGCCGCGACGCAGGCGGCCAGTGGTATCGCAGCTATGGCAATGAATTGTGGGAGTTCGATTCAGACGGTCTGATGGCGCGCCGGGAGGCCAGCATCAACGACGTGAGGATCCAGGAGGCGGAGCGCCGGTACTTCGGTCCGCGACTGGAGTCCGAGCACGGGGTCGACATCCCGCTGTGGTGA